One Halolamina litorea genomic window carries:
- a CDS encoding substrate-binding domain-containing protein, producing the protein MHRRALLRTAGLGGLLGLAGCSATAGSGGDDTASDRGPLTLATATTAYDSGLLDAVIPGFEARFGAAVQTLPRGTGGSLETARNGDCDAVLVHARPLEDQFIREGHGINRRSVMVNDFLVVGPPDDPAGVAGLDPAPAFRAIADAGSTFLSRGDRSGTHIREQRIWEEAGLDPGGDWYQETGQGMGNTLTVAEQMGAYTLTDRGTFLTVREGSLTAHVDRGIDDPPALLRNEYGIIPTNPARHEAAYPLAMAFVGHLTGPARSTIAEFRVDDQRAFRPLGGGEGPDFDQYVPTEWED; encoded by the coding sequence ATGCACAGACGAGCGTTGCTCCGGACAGCCGGTCTCGGCGGGTTGCTCGGACTCGCCGGCTGTTCGGCCACCGCCGGGAGCGGCGGTGACGACACCGCGAGTGACCGCGGTCCCTTGACGCTCGCGACGGCGACGACTGCCTACGACAGCGGGCTCCTCGACGCCGTGATTCCCGGGTTCGAGGCACGCTTCGGTGCCGCGGTCCAGACGCTCCCACGCGGGACCGGCGGGTCACTCGAAACGGCTCGGAACGGCGACTGTGACGCCGTGTTGGTCCACGCCCGCCCGCTGGAGGACCAGTTCATCCGCGAGGGCCACGGGATCAACCGGCGGAGCGTGATGGTCAACGACTTCCTCGTCGTCGGCCCGCCCGACGACCCTGCCGGCGTTGCGGGCCTCGACCCCGCCCCGGCGTTCCGAGCCATCGCCGATGCCGGGTCGACGTTCCTCTCCCGGGGGGACCGCTCGGGCACCCACATCCGCGAACAGCGCATCTGGGAGGAAGCCGGCCTCGACCCCGGCGGCGACTGGTACCAGGAGACCGGACAGGGGATGGGCAACACGCTCACCGTCGCCGAACAGATGGGCGCCTACACCCTCACCGACCGCGGGACGTTCCTCACCGTCCGGGAGGGGTCGCTGACGGCTCACGTCGACCGCGGCATCGACGACCCGCCGGCGCTGCTCCGGAACGAGTACGGGATCATCCCGACCAACCCCGCGCGCCACGAGGCCGCCTACCCGCTGGCGATGGCGTTCGTCGGCCACCTCACCGGCCCGGCCCGCTCGACCATCGCCGAGTTCCGCGTCGACGACCAGCGGGCGTTCCGGCCCCTCGGGGGCGGCGAGGGGCCCGACTTCGATCAGTACGTCCCCACCGAGTGGGAGGACTGA
- a CDS encoding SDR family oxidoreductase, translated as MRPETVLITGCSSGIGRATAEAFLDDGWTVYATARDTDDIADLGEREDCRINALDVTDDSDVRNVVNRMLRQDDRIDCLVNNAGYAQFAPTEELETEELEQQFEVNVYGPHRLTKAVLPHMREAGEGTVVNLSSVAGRISMPGGGAYSGSKFALEAMTDALRWEVEGHGIDAVLVEPGPVETKFTERANEEADGRERTGAYDWFWSLFEDSDTLAGGGPGAIQPDVVADCILDAANLTDPPARMPVGTGAGLLVKARFLPDSLVDAAIRFARNRLA; from the coding sequence ATGCGACCGGAGACGGTGCTCATCACTGGCTGCTCGTCCGGCATCGGCCGCGCCACCGCGGAGGCGTTCCTCGATGACGGCTGGACGGTGTACGCGACGGCGCGCGACACCGACGACATCGCCGACCTCGGCGAGCGCGAGGACTGTAGGATCAACGCGCTCGACGTGACCGACGACAGCGACGTACGGAACGTCGTCAACCGGATGCTCAGGCAGGACGACCGGATCGACTGTCTGGTCAACAACGCGGGCTACGCCCAGTTCGCGCCGACGGAGGAACTCGAAACCGAGGAACTCGAACAGCAGTTCGAGGTGAACGTCTACGGTCCCCACCGACTCACCAAGGCGGTCCTCCCGCACATGCGCGAGGCCGGCGAGGGGACGGTCGTGAACCTCTCCTCGGTCGCCGGCCGGATCTCGATGCCCGGCGGCGGCGCCTACTCGGGGTCGAAGTTCGCGCTGGAGGCGATGACCGACGCGCTCCGCTGGGAGGTCGAGGGCCACGGCATCGACGCCGTGCTGGTCGAGCCCGGCCCGGTGGAGACGAAGTTCACCGAGCGCGCGAACGAGGAGGCCGACGGCCGGGAGCGTACCGGCGCCTACGACTGGTTTTGGAGTCTCTTCGAGGACAGCGACACGCTGGCTGGCGGCGGCCCCGGGGCGATCCAACCCGACGTCGTCGCCGACTGCATCCTCGACGCCGCGAACCTCACCGACCCGCCCGCGCGGATGCCCGTCGGTACGGGCGCGGGGCTGCTCGTGAAGGCACGGTTCCTGCCGGACTCGCTGGTCGACGCCGCGATTCGGTTCGCGCGCAACCGACTCGCGTAG
- a CDS encoding ArsA family ATPase, which yields MTEIDVEPVDSVDDDTDTVDVSGHDDHDAPETLAADTPLPTDIDAPEYVLYGGKGGVGKTTCAAATALASAADGTKTLVVSTDPAHSLSDTLDTDIPAHPSRLREDVPLWGVEIDPDAAMEEGFFAAQQEEGPVGDLAGLLGGEGGGMESLLGGTMPGADEAAAMQKLIEHMDDPRFDRVVVDTAPTGHTLRLLQLPEMLDTMVGRMVKLRQQFSGMMDGIKGVFGGGAGDDAGSQDLDELKARIERLRTLLRDPNRTDFRVVMVPETMSVVESERLVGRLEEFEIPVSTLVVNRVMENPADVADLADLDDDWVVTPNLKDCAFCQRRWSVQQDALSRASDLYRGREVKRVPLLADDVRGEAALRVVAACLN from the coding sequence ATGACCGAAATCGACGTGGAGCCGGTGGACTCCGTCGACGACGACACTGACACCGTCGACGTGTCGGGCCACGACGACCACGACGCCCCCGAGACGCTCGCCGCGGACACGCCCCTCCCGACCGATATCGACGCCCCGGAGTACGTGCTCTACGGCGGCAAAGGCGGCGTCGGCAAGACGACCTGCGCGGCCGCCACCGCACTCGCTTCGGCCGCCGACGGCACGAAGACGCTGGTCGTCTCGACCGATCCGGCTCACTCCCTTTCGGACACACTCGACACCGACATCCCCGCCCACCCGAGTCGACTCCGCGAGGACGTGCCGCTCTGGGGCGTCGAGATCGACCCCGACGCCGCGATGGAGGAGGGCTTCTTCGCCGCCCAGCAGGAGGAGGGGCCCGTCGGCGACCTCGCGGGGCTGCTCGGCGGCGAGGGCGGCGGGATGGAGTCGCTTCTCGGCGGCACCATGCCCGGCGCCGACGAGGCGGCGGCGATGCAGAAACTGATCGAGCACATGGACGACCCCCGCTTCGACCGCGTCGTCGTCGACACCGCGCCGACGGGTCACACGCTGCGCCTGCTCCAACTGCCCGAGATGCTGGACACGATGGTCGGCCGGATGGTCAAACTCCGCCAGCAGTTCTCCGGGATGATGGACGGCATTAAGGGGGTGTTCGGCGGCGGCGCCGGCGACGACGCCGGGAGTCAGGACCTCGACGAACTCAAAGCCCGCATCGAGCGGCTCCGAACGCTCCTTCGGGACCCCAACCGGACGGACTTCCGGGTCGTGATGGTGCCCGAGACGATGAGCGTCGTCGAGTCCGAACGCCTCGTCGGACGGCTGGAGGAGTTCGAGATCCCCGTCAGCACGCTGGTCGTCAACCGCGTGATGGAGAACCCGGCCGACGTGGCCGACCTCGCCGACCTGGACGACGACTGGGTGGTCACGCCGAACCTCAAGGACTGTGCGTTCTGCCAGCGCCGGTGGTCGGTCCAGCAGGACGCTCTGAGCCGCGCGAGCGACCTCTACCGCGGCCGCGAGGTCAAGCGCGTGCCGCTGCTGGCCGACGACGTGCGCGGCGAGGCGGCGCTGCGCGTGGTCGCGGCCTGTCTGAACTGA